One Halomonas sp. M4R1S46 genomic window carries:
- a CDS encoding alpha/beta hydrolase gives MSREIPLYTLEGVRDAETSTHHFTTGDGLGLSLLRFRRAPCRDVVVIIHGLTTSSDMFIQPEHENLVSHLLDAGFTDVWTLDFRMSNRHAYNLQPSDWSMDDCALYDHPAAIAKVREVAGPDVNLHVICHCLGAMSFTMALFAGTVTGIRSCIANSVALTPHVPTWSRIKGHIFPFIIERILQQPYVSPRWSEDPRLTVGKLLSKLVSLFHRECDVPACHMLSLMWGTGWPALYRHENLDEITHRRGGDLYGPVGLNYHKHVLKMLGRGHRTVRMRPGDPRYADLPDDYLAGAEAVETPCLFMTGDTNRVFTDSNLHCHRALEAVVPGRHQLAIFPGYGHQDVFMGNRVHQDIFPRLVEFLREQGQAASR, from the coding sequence ATGTCACGCGAGATCCCGCTCTACACCCTGGAAGGCGTCCGCGACGCCGAGACCAGCACCCACCACTTCACCACCGGGGACGGCCTGGGGCTGTCGTTGCTGCGCTTCCGCCGGGCGCCGTGCCGCGACGTGGTGGTGATCATCCACGGCCTGACCACCTCCTCGGACATGTTCATCCAGCCCGAGCACGAGAACCTGGTCAGCCACCTGCTGGACGCGGGCTTCACCGACGTCTGGACCCTGGACTTCCGCATGAGCAACCGCCATGCCTACAACCTCCAGCCCAGCGACTGGTCGATGGACGACTGCGCCCTCTACGACCACCCGGCGGCCATCGCCAAGGTCCGCGAGGTGGCCGGCCCCGACGTGAACCTCCACGTCATCTGCCACTGCCTGGGGGCCATGAGCTTCACCATGGCGCTGTTCGCCGGCACCGTCACCGGCATCCGCTCCTGCATCGCCAACAGCGTGGCGCTGACGCCGCACGTGCCCACCTGGTCGCGGATCAAGGGCCACATCTTCCCCTTCATCATCGAGCGCATCCTCCAGCAGCCCTACGTGAGCCCGCGCTGGAGCGAGGACCCGCGGCTGACCGTGGGCAAGCTGCTCTCGAAGCTGGTCTCGCTCTTCCACCGCGAGTGCGACGTGCCCGCCTGCCACATGCTCTCGCTGATGTGGGGCACCGGCTGGCCGGCGCTCTACCGCCACGAGAACCTCGACGAGATCACCCACCGCCGCGGCGGCGACCTCTACGGCCCGGTGGGGCTCAACTACCACAAGCACGTGCTGAAGATGCTGGGGCGCGGCCATCGCACGGTGCGCATGAGGCCCGGTGACCCGCGCTACGCCGACCTGCCCGACGACTACCTCGCCGGCGCCGAGGCCGTGGAGACGCCCTGCCTGTTCATGACCGGCGACACCAACCGGGTCTTCACCGACAGCAACCTCCACTGCCACCGGGCCCTGGAAGCGGTGGTGCCCGGGCGTCACCAACTGGCGATCTTTCCGGGCTACGGCCACCAGGACGTCTTCATGGGCAACCGGGTCCACCAGGACATCTTCCCGCGGCTGGTGGAATTCCTTCGCGAGCAGGGGCAGGCAGCGTCGCGCTAG
- a CDS encoding AbrB family transcriptional regulator — protein sequence MNDTLTTRLAALGRFLPTLALGLVGGALAYGLDVPLPWLLGAMFATTLASLAGARLRSPGRGRKGVLVVIGVMLGAAFTPEMSGDLPLWGASLSAMLLATAVMMAFSVWFSRRVAGHSLDTALYAGVPGGVSAVTGMALDSNADLRVVGMTHAVRILVLLVAIPPVLDGIGHVSLQPTGMDLAQWLWLPGPADTTWLAGAGVLGAWLGLRLRLPNALLFGPALVSAGLHLTGLTHAAIPPTLIALAQVIIGVSVGVRFTGTSLAKVGHTLVMAGLQALGLLAIAILAAWAIHAATGVSLPAALLAYMPGGAPELSLVALSLGIDPAFVTSHHLLRITVLILLMPVLLRALERPAG from the coding sequence TTGAACGATACCCTCACCACCCGGCTGGCCGCCCTGGGCCGCTTCCTGCCGACGCTGGCCCTGGGGCTGGTCGGCGGCGCCCTCGCCTACGGGCTCGACGTGCCGCTGCCCTGGCTGCTCGGCGCGATGTTCGCCACCACCCTGGCGAGCCTCGCCGGCGCCCGGCTGCGCTCGCCGGGTCGCGGCCGCAAGGGCGTGCTGGTGGTGATCGGGGTGATGCTGGGCGCGGCCTTCACCCCGGAGATGTCCGGCGACCTGCCGCTGTGGGGCGCCAGCCTGAGCGCGATGCTGCTGGCCACGGCGGTGATGATGGCCTTCTCGGTGTGGTTCTCGCGGCGGGTCGCCGGCCACTCGCTGGACACCGCCCTCTATGCCGGGGTACCCGGTGGCGTCTCGGCGGTCACCGGCATGGCGCTGGACTCGAACGCCGACCTGCGGGTGGTCGGCATGACCCATGCGGTGCGCATCCTGGTGCTGCTGGTGGCCATCCCGCCGGTGCTCGACGGCATCGGCCATGTCAGCCTGCAGCCCACCGGCATGGACCTGGCCCAGTGGCTGTGGCTGCCCGGCCCGGCGGACACCACCTGGCTGGCCGGCGCCGGCGTGCTGGGCGCCTGGCTGGGGCTCCGGCTGCGCCTGCCCAACGCCTTGCTGTTCGGCCCGGCGCTGGTCTCGGCGGGGCTGCACCTGACGGGGCTGACCCATGCCGCCATCCCGCCGACGCTGATCGCCCTGGCCCAGGTGATCATCGGCGTCTCGGTGGGGGTGCGCTTCACGGGGACCTCGCTGGCCAAGGTGGGCCATACCCTGGTGATGGCCGGACTGCAGGCGCTGGGCCTGCTGGCCATCGCCATCCTCGCCGCCTGGGCCATCCACGCCGCGACGGGGGTGTCGCTGCCCGCGGCGCTGCTCGCCTACATGCCGGGTGGGGCGCCCGAGCTGAGCCTGGTCGCGCTGTCGCTGGGCATCGACCCGGCCTTCGTCACCTCGCACCACCTGCTGCGCATCACAGTGCTGATCCTGCTGATGCCGGTGCTGCTGCGGGCACTCGAGCGTCCGGCCGGCTAG
- a CDS encoding GMC oxidoreductase translates to MTPTQDAIVIGSGFGGSVAACRLAEAGERVLVLERGRRWASEDLPRGPGDDWVFDVEDPERRHGWLDLRLFPRVGVAQGAGVGGGSLVYANVFVEAERFVFDHGWPEQIDFAALAPHYATTGRMLEVQTLPDGQLTARQRLMHDAALATGAAEHFRRLPLALRFDDAWHYGLDDPHDPRHSRAVTNAFGRAQGTCVHCGDCDLGCPVGARNTLDLNYLARAEDRGAEIRPLCLVRAIEPEGQGYRVHYRRLDGGGEASETARRVVVAAGSLGSTELLLRCRDQYRTLPALSPRLGRGWCANGDFLTPALYADREVSPTRGPTITCAIDYLDGRDRGERYFVEDGGFPDVIGNALRAVLERQAAGERLFEGWRLLLESLLQGHDPHAHLMPWFGQGVDASDGVMRLERAWLGRDLELALDYDVRRSRPTVQALIDRHKRLSEATGGRALEPPSWTLFDYLLTPHPLGGCNMGTSAADGVVDHKGEAFGYPGLHVLDGAIVPRALGLNPSRTIAALAERAMAEILA, encoded by the coding sequence ATGACCCCGACCCAGGATGCCATCGTCATCGGCTCGGGCTTCGGCGGCTCGGTGGCGGCCTGCCGCCTGGCCGAGGCCGGCGAGCGAGTGCTGGTGCTGGAACGTGGCCGGCGCTGGGCCTCCGAGGACCTGCCCCGTGGCCCCGGCGACGACTGGGTCTTCGACGTGGAGGACCCGGAGCGTCGCCACGGCTGGCTGGACCTGCGGCTCTTCCCCCGGGTCGGGGTGGCCCAGGGCGCCGGGGTCGGCGGTGGCTCGCTGGTCTACGCCAACGTCTTCGTCGAGGCCGAGCGCTTCGTCTTCGATCACGGCTGGCCGGAGCAGATCGATTTCGCCGCCCTGGCGCCGCACTACGCCACCACGGGGCGCATGCTCGAGGTCCAGACCCTGCCCGATGGCCAGCTCACCGCCCGCCAGCGGCTGATGCACGACGCCGCCCTGGCCACCGGCGCCGCCGAACACTTCCGCCGGCTGCCGCTGGCGCTGCGCTTCGACGACGCCTGGCACTACGGCCTCGACGATCCCCACGACCCGCGCCACAGCCGGGCCGTGACCAACGCCTTCGGTCGCGCCCAGGGCACCTGCGTGCACTGCGGCGACTGCGACCTGGGCTGCCCGGTGGGCGCCCGCAACACCCTGGACCTCAACTACCTGGCCCGGGCCGAGGACCGGGGCGCCGAGATCCGCCCGCTGTGCCTGGTGCGGGCCATCGAGCCGGAAGGGCAGGGCTACCGGGTGCATTACCGGCGCCTGGACGGCGGCGGCGAGGCCAGCGAGACCGCCCGGCGGGTGGTGGTGGCCGCGGGCTCGCTGGGCTCCACCGAGCTGCTGCTGCGCTGCCGGGACCAGTACCGTACCCTGCCGGCGCTGTCGCCCCGGCTCGGCCGCGGCTGGTGCGCCAACGGCGACTTCCTGACCCCGGCGCTCTATGCCGACCGCGAGGTGTCGCCGACCCGGGGCCCGACCATCACCTGCGCCATCGACTACCTGGACGGCCGCGACCGCGGCGAGCGCTACTTCGTCGAGGACGGCGGCTTTCCCGACGTCATCGGCAACGCCCTGCGCGCCGTGCTCGAGCGCCAGGCCGCCGGCGAGCGGCTCTTCGAGGGCTGGCGGCTGCTGCTCGAGAGCCTGCTGCAGGGCCATGACCCCCACGCCCACCTGATGCCCTGGTTCGGCCAGGGCGTGGACGCCAGCGACGGGGTGATGCGCCTGGAGCGTGCCTGGCTCGGTCGCGACCTGGAGCTCGCCCTGGACTACGATGTGCGCCGTTCGCGACCTACCGTCCAGGCGCTGATCGACCGTCACAAGCGCCTCTCCGAGGCCACCGGCGGACGGGCGCTGGAGCCGCCGTCCTGGACGCTGTTCGACTACCTGCTCACCCCGCACCCGCTGGGCGGCTGCAACATGGGCACCAGCGCCGCGGACGGCGTGGTGGATCACAAGGGCGAGGCGTTCGGCTATCCGGGGCTGCACGTGCTGGACGGCGCCATCGTGCCCCGGGCCCTGGGGCTCAACCCCTCGCGGACCATCGCCGCCCTGGCCGAGCGGGCGATGGCCGAGATACTGGCCTAG